The following proteins come from a genomic window of Aptenodytes patagonicus chromosome W, bAptPat1.pri.cur, whole genome shotgun sequence:
- the LOC143172250 gene encoding hsp90 co-chaperone Cdc37-like 1 has product MDEQQETYGQGIELICQKQKEFVKSSVESKWNLAEAQQKLGSLALHNSESTDQEYAKAQTEASELRQREEEWRRKEEALIQRERQNLWNTDPFSKEVFNKSFISQYKRKEVEDEDISKSFIQKHEQKIRYFGMLGRWDDSQRFLSDHPYLVCEETAKYLILWCFHLEAEQKRALMEQIAHQAVVMQFIIEMARSCNVDPRGCFRLFFQKAKAGEEGYLEAFETELEAFKSRVRICSQSQGFQAMSVQNPGVYTGIVEGLESLSQNANDLQVCINRSVCNLNSMLQKDEEPKMMDTV; this is encoded by the exons ATGGATGAGCAGCAAGAG ACCTATGGTCAAGGGATTGAATTAATCTGTCAAAAACAAAAAGAGTTTGTGAAGAGCTCTGTAGAATCCAAATGGAATCTAGCAGAAGCCCAGCAGAAACTTGGTAGTTTAGCACTGCATAATTCAGAATCCACGGATCAGGAATATGCCAAAGCACAGACTGAAGCTTCagaactgaggcagagagaggaagagtggagaagaaaagaagaagcaCTAATACAGAGGGAAAGACAGAATCTATGGAATACAGATCCCTTTAGTAAGGAGGTATTTAATAAG aGTTTTATTAGtcaatataaaagaaaagaagtagaaGATGAAGATATATCTAAATCATTTATACAGAAGCACGAACAAAAGATTAGATACTTTG gtatGCTGGGCAGATGGGATGACAGTCAAAGATTTTTGTCTGACCACCCATATCTTGTATGTGAAGAAACAGCTAAATATCTCATCTTATGGTGTTTTCATCTAGAAGCTGAACAG aaaagaGCTCTGATGGAACAAATAGCACACCAAGCAGTTGTGATGCAGTTTATTATAGAAATGGCCAGAAGTTGTAACGTGGATCCAAGAGGCTGTTTTCGTCTATTTTTCCAAAAAGCCAAA GCAGGGGAAGAAGGCTATTTGGAAGCTTTTGAAACTGAGCTTGAAGCATTCAAATCAAGAGTGAGAATCTGTTCACAGTCTCAAGGCTTTCAAGCTATGTCAGTACAGAATCCCGGTGTCTATACTGGTATTGTAGAAGGACTGGAGTCTTTGTCACAG AATGCAAATGATCTACAAGTTTGCATAAACAGAAGTGTCTGCAATTTAAACTCAATGCTACAAAAAGATGAAGAACCCAAAATGATGGACACAGTATAG